In a single window of the Terrirubrum flagellatum genome:
- the fliS gene encoding flagellar export chaperone FliS: MNSKLNTGIAAYRMAATQVHPRVAIVKLFDQMLFLLRRAITATEAKKHEESYINIVKTSMILRALIQNLRFDLAEQMSTDLMRTYNRNIVALHMAYGKPDAIARYQKIAEGLAELRDAWAIVAGMPTLK; this comes from the coding sequence ATGAACTCAAAATTGAACACCGGCATCGCCGCTTATCGGATGGCGGCGACGCAGGTTCATCCACGCGTCGCCATCGTCAAGCTCTTCGATCAGATGTTGTTCCTCCTGCGGCGCGCGATCACCGCAACCGAAGCAAAGAAGCATGAGGAAAGCTATATCAACATCGTCAAGACCAGCATGATCCTGCGCGCGTTGATTCAGAATCTGAGATTCGATCTGGCCGAGCAGATGTCGACAGATCTGATGCGCACCTACAACAGAAACATCGTCGCGCTCCACATGGCTTATGGAAAGCCGGACGCCATCGCGCGTTATCAAAAGATCGCGGAGGGGTTGGCCGAGCTGCGCGACGCCTGGGCGATCGTCGCGGGAATGCCGACGCTGAAATAG
- the flgE gene encoding flagellar hook protein FlgE, whose translation MSLSGALSSAVSALSSQSSALAMISDNLANASTYGFKTTSASFESLLTNSSTTSYSSGGVSVTGVSNVSAQGLLTSTSTSTNMAIYGSGMFAVSAGADTNQVYYTRNGAFSVDANGYLTNGDYYLLGWPTDAEGNVVGSTLSSTLEEINTNAVSTIGAATTTASLQANLPADATVGDSFTSELEIYDSLGTAAKTTITWTKTAENTWTASFSDPTSSDGGSTLGTVSSSAITVNFNSDGTLASTNPDPPTLTITGWTTGAADSSISFDMGDAGSSNGLTQLATGADTLSVTLTSDQDGVGFGTLTSVEIGDDGTVYANYDNGEQRAIYKVAVATFNNANGLTALNGGVYSESSESGSAMLHVAGTGGAGVIYGSELETSTTDTNEEFSNMMAAQQAYSAAAQVMSTVSKMYDTLISAVR comes from the coding sequence ATGAGTCTGTCCGGCGCCCTGTCTTCGGCGGTATCCGCCCTAAGCTCGCAAAGCTCCGCGCTTGCGATGATCAGCGACAATCTTGCGAACGCCAGCACCTATGGCTTCAAGACGACATCAGCGAGCTTCGAGAGCCTGCTGACGAATTCTTCGACTACCTCCTATTCTTCCGGCGGCGTGTCCGTCACCGGCGTATCGAACGTGAGCGCTCAAGGATTGCTGACGTCGACATCAACCAGCACCAACATGGCCATCTATGGCAGCGGCATGTTTGCCGTCAGCGCCGGCGCCGACACGAACCAGGTCTATTATACACGCAACGGCGCGTTCTCGGTCGACGCCAACGGATACCTCACCAACGGCGACTATTACCTTCTGGGCTGGCCGACCGATGCGGAAGGAAATGTTGTCGGGTCGACGCTGTCGAGCACGCTCGAAGAGATCAACACCAACGCGGTGTCGACGATCGGCGCCGCGACCACGACGGCGTCGCTGCAGGCCAATCTCCCCGCCGACGCCACCGTCGGCGACAGCTTCACGAGCGAGCTCGAAATCTATGACTCGCTTGGAACCGCAGCGAAAACGACGATCACCTGGACAAAGACTGCGGAGAACACCTGGACGGCGAGCTTCTCCGATCCCACGAGTTCTGATGGCGGCAGCACGCTCGGCACGGTGTCGAGCAGCGCGATCACCGTCAACTTCAATTCGGACGGCACGCTCGCCAGCACGAATCCCGACCCGCCGACGTTGACGATCACGGGCTGGACTACTGGCGCGGCGGACAGTTCAATCAGCTTCGACATGGGCGACGCCGGCAGCTCGAACGGGTTGACCCAACTTGCGACCGGCGCCGATACGCTGAGCGTGACCTTGACCAGCGATCAGGACGGCGTCGGCTTCGGCACGCTGACCAGCGTCGAGATCGGCGACGATGGCACGGTTTACGCCAACTATGACAATGGCGAGCAACGGGCGATCTACAAGGTTGCGGTGGCGACCTTCAACAATGCGAATGGACTGACGGCGCTTAATGGCGGCGTTTATTCCGAAAGTTCGGAATCCGGCTCGGCGATGCTGCATGTCGCCGGCACCGGCGGCGCCGGGGTGATCTATGGCAGCGAGCTTGAAACGAGCACCACCGATACGAACGAGGAATTCAGCAACATGATGGCGGCGCAGCAGGCTTATTCCGCCGCGGCGCAGGTGATGTCGACGGTCAGCAAAATGTACGACACGCTGATCAGCGCCGTCAGGTGA
- a CDS encoding DMT family transporter: MSVGRVAVLAGSIWARPYLLLPFPPLFWAVNLLIGRAFGAELPPIGLTFWRWVVASLCVLPFAWRELRAKRREIQNHWRLIFAMSAAAFAGYPVLNYLALQTTPAATAAVLNSTLPLMIPLIAWVVAGENPPPQAFVGIAVSCGGVLWIVCRGVPAQLLEIGVSSGEILLLLAVAGYALYSVLLRRRPKQLSDTALMAAMSVATVLIMLPLWIVDISLGRRFPIEIHTIVSLLFIGVFSSLLGAIVWNRCVATLGPTLTGASFHLMAVYSSLLAILLLGEPVRAFHIVGIALILLGLAATFLPDLRLRQAIASSKAGGGEPRLSPSGKAGHERI; the protein is encoded by the coding sequence GTGAGCGTCGGGCGCGTCGCCGTCCTGGCCGGTTCGATCTGGGCGCGACCCTATCTGCTCCTGCCTTTTCCTCCGCTGTTCTGGGCGGTCAATCTGCTCATCGGACGCGCCTTCGGCGCCGAGTTGCCGCCGATCGGATTGACGTTCTGGCGCTGGGTGGTCGCATCCCTGTGCGTGCTGCCCTTCGCCTGGCGCGAGCTTCGCGCGAAGCGGCGCGAGATTCAGAACCATTGGCGCCTGATCTTCGCAATGAGCGCCGCCGCCTTCGCCGGATACCCGGTTCTCAACTATCTCGCGCTTCAGACAACGCCCGCGGCGACGGCGGCCGTCCTGAATTCGACGCTGCCGCTCATGATTCCGCTGATCGCATGGGTTGTCGCAGGCGAAAATCCGCCCCCGCAGGCGTTCGTCGGCATCGCCGTATCATGCGGCGGCGTTCTCTGGATCGTGTGCCGGGGCGTTCCCGCGCAGCTTCTCGAAATCGGCGTTAGTTCCGGCGAAATTCTGCTGCTTCTGGCCGTCGCCGGATATGCGCTCTACTCGGTTCTGCTGCGCCGACGCCCGAAGCAGCTCTCCGACACGGCGCTGATGGCGGCCATGTCGGTTGCGACCGTCCTCATCATGCTGCCGCTCTGGATCGTCGATATATCGCTCGGGCGCCGCTTTCCGATCGAAATTCATACGATCGTGTCGCTCCTGTTCATTGGCGTCTTTTCCTCGCTTCTCGGAGCGATCGTCTGGAACCGCTGCGTTGCGACGCTCGGTCCGACGCTCACCGGCGCGTCCTTTCATCTGATGGCGGTCTATTCGTCGTTGCTGGCGATTCTGCTTCTGGGCGAACCTGTGCGCGCGTTTCACATCGTCGGGATCGCGCTCATCCTTCTCGGATTGGCGGCGACGTTTCTGCCCGATCTCCGGCTTCGCCAGGCGATCGCATCAAGCAAGGCCGGCGGCGGCGAACCCCGATTGAGCCCGTCAGGAAAAGCAGGACATGAGCGTATTTGA
- a CDS encoding Glu/Leu/Phe/Val family dehydrogenase — protein MSVFESADFAAHEQVVYAADPEAGLRAIIAIHSTALGPAIGGCRIRPYADETQALIDVLRLSRGMSFKAAVAGVPFGGGKMVVIADPRRDKSPALMRAIGAAVDRLGGRYVTGEDVGTTAEDMTLIKLSTDHVMGLPESSGGSGDPSPRTALGCFVGIVAAVRHRLQRDGVSGVRVAVQGLGNVGRNLCQLLAAAGAELVVSDLRSELVEDAVSAFGARPAAPEEIHRVAADVFAPCALGAVVNDATLPELRAPIVAGAANNQLADEIRHGAQLRDRNILYAPDYVINAGGMIQLAVERSGLDWSEVDRRVRAIGETLTAIFEQADSEGAPPAVAAHNLARSRLHLALRT, from the coding sequence ATGAGCGTATTTGAATCGGCCGACTTCGCCGCGCATGAGCAGGTCGTCTACGCCGCCGATCCTGAAGCCGGCCTGCGCGCGATCATCGCGATCCACAGCACGGCGCTTGGTCCCGCGATCGGCGGTTGCCGCATTCGCCCTTACGCCGATGAAACGCAGGCGCTGATCGATGTGCTTCGCCTGTCTCGCGGCATGAGCTTCAAGGCGGCGGTGGCTGGCGTGCCGTTCGGCGGCGGCAAGATGGTCGTCATCGCAGATCCGCGTCGCGACAAGTCGCCCGCGCTGATGCGAGCGATTGGCGCGGCGGTCGATCGACTCGGAGGGCGCTATGTGACCGGCGAGGATGTCGGGACGACCGCCGAGGACATGACGCTGATCAAACTGTCGACGGATCATGTGATGGGACTGCCGGAAAGCTCCGGCGGCAGCGGCGATCCGTCGCCGCGAACGGCGCTGGGCTGCTTCGTCGGCATCGTCGCAGCCGTTCGCCATCGACTTCAGCGCGATGGAGTTTCGGGCGTGCGCGTCGCCGTGCAGGGCCTCGGCAATGTCGGCCGCAACCTGTGCCAGCTGCTCGCCGCAGCAGGCGCCGAATTGGTAGTGAGCGATCTCCGGAGCGAACTTGTGGAGGACGCCGTCAGCGCCTTCGGCGCGCGACCAGCGGCTCCTGAAGAAATACACAGGGTCGCAGCGGACGTGTTCGCTCCCTGCGCCCTCGGCGCCGTGGTGAATGACGCGACGTTGCCTGAACTTCGCGCGCCGATCGTCGCCGGCGCCGCCAATAATCAGCTCGCTGACGAAATCAGGCACGGAGCGCAACTGCGCGACCGCAACATCCTCTACGCGCCAGACTATGTGATCAACGCCGGTGGCATGATTCAGCTCGCGGTGGAGCGCTCGGGGCTCGACTGGTCCGAGGTGGATCGCCGCGTCCGGGCGATCGGCGAAACCTTGACGGCGATTTTCGAGCAGGCTGACAGCGAGGGCGCGCCGCCAGCCGTCGCCGCGCACAACCTTGCAAGATCGCGGCTGCATTTGGCGCTGCGGACTTGA
- a CDS encoding MFS transporter, producing MIEFQTDAASISTRIGASAHRRAIVAATIGNLLETYDFAVYGFFAVIISRLFFPAGDDTVALLLTVATFGVGFFMRPVGAVVLGGMADQRGRKFALSVSILLMALGTAMIGLAPTFASIGLWAPAIIVVARLVQGFSAGGEVGAATAFLVEHAPAGRRGYFGSWQQASQAAALLLGSLVGWTTTGLLSQSALESWGWRVPFLLGLLIGPVGFYIRAQTEDAKEFTEAKRPGDRSALGQTLQFHKRSIIIGFGVTITWTVCTYFFLIYMPTFAIRQLHLPQSTSFFASSVSLALLLALAPVFGALSDHIGRRPLLIGSALTIALLTYPALAMLTAAPGLWPLLLFQIVFAVLIAAFTGTAPAAIAEICPPEIRSTGTSIAYNLAVTIFGGFAPFIATWLIAATGTPLSPAWYVSAAICLGTAIVLFVRESESAAPAQATAPLAGQA from the coding sequence ATGATCGAATTTCAAACCGACGCCGCTTCGATCTCTACGCGGATCGGCGCGAGCGCACATCGCCGCGCGATCGTCGCCGCAACGATCGGAAACCTGCTCGAAACATACGATTTTGCGGTGTACGGATTCTTCGCTGTCATCATTTCGCGGCTGTTTTTCCCGGCCGGGGACGACACTGTGGCGTTGTTGTTGACGGTCGCGACCTTTGGAGTGGGCTTTTTCATGCGCCCGGTCGGCGCTGTCGTGCTCGGCGGCATGGCCGACCAACGAGGGCGCAAGTTTGCGCTGTCCGTGTCCATCCTGCTGATGGCGCTTGGCACTGCGATGATCGGGCTCGCGCCAACCTTCGCGAGCATTGGCCTCTGGGCGCCGGCCATCATCGTCGTAGCGAGGCTGGTGCAAGGTTTTTCGGCTGGCGGGGAGGTTGGCGCGGCCACGGCGTTTCTCGTCGAGCACGCGCCGGCCGGCCGGCGCGGCTATTTCGGGAGTTGGCAACAGGCCAGCCAGGCGGCCGCGCTCCTTCTGGGCTCTCTCGTCGGCTGGACGACGACCGGTCTGCTTTCGCAGAGCGCGCTGGAGAGCTGGGGCTGGCGCGTTCCCTTTCTGCTCGGGCTCCTCATCGGGCCGGTCGGCTTCTACATCAGGGCGCAGACCGAAGACGCGAAGGAGTTCACGGAGGCGAAGCGCCCGGGCGACAGGTCGGCGCTGGGACAGACGCTGCAGTTTCACAAACGAAGCATCATCATCGGCTTCGGCGTCACGATCACCTGGACTGTCTGCACCTATTTCTTTCTGATCTATATGCCGACATTCGCTATCCGGCAGCTCCACCTGCCGCAAAGCACGTCGTTTTTTGCGAGCAGCGTGAGTCTGGCGCTGCTGTTGGCGCTTGCGCCCGTTTTCGGCGCTTTGTCTGATCATATCGGCCGCCGTCCGCTTCTGATCGGCTCCGCGCTGACGATCGCTCTCCTGACCTATCCTGCTTTGGCAATGCTCACGGCCGCGCCGGGACTGTGGCCGCTGCTGCTTTTCCAGATCGTCTTCGCGGTGCTCATCGCCGCTTTCACTGGAACGGCGCCGGCGGCGATCGCCGAGATTTGCCCTCCTGAGATCAGATCGACCGGAACGTCCATCGCCTACAATCTTGCTGTCACGATTTTCGGCGGCTTTGCGCCCTTCATCGCGACCTGGCTGATCGCCGCCACCGGGACGCCGCTCTCGCCGGCCTGGTATGTGTCGGCGGCGATTTGTTTGGGAACAGCGATCGTCCTGTTCGTGCGTGAAAGCGAAAGCGCCGCGCCCGCACAAGCGACGGCGCCGTTGGCCGGACAGGCGTAG
- a CDS encoding AraC family transcriptional regulator, with amino-acid sequence MARRDPLNIAHYWRDRRLEGLSLMRADFQTQQYAPHRHEGFVVAVTELGGSVIRSRGQVGEAKASVLLVFNPDEPHAGGMGASRRWLYRSLYLERDAIDLLAQSLGASSLPCFTRNEFPDSDLIDGFLALHRALQEGRDALRERELLVATFGALFARHGAGAKDATRRPQDRVRLATALDLMRARIAEPISLVELATELALTEYQVIQLFKRMTGFTPHSYLNQLRLDQARRRLARGSSIADAAAACGFYDQSALTSHFKRCYGVTPLQFAIAARN; translated from the coding sequence GTGGCTCGCAGAGATCCGCTCAACATAGCTCACTACTGGCGCGACCGCCGGCTGGAAGGCCTGAGCTTGATGCGGGCCGACTTTCAGACGCAGCAATATGCGCCTCATCGCCATGAGGGCTTTGTCGTCGCGGTGACGGAGCTCGGAGGCTCGGTCATCAGGAGCCGCGGACAGGTTGGCGAGGCGAAAGCCTCCGTCCTTCTCGTCTTCAATCCGGACGAACCACATGCCGGCGGCATGGGAGCGAGCCGTCGATGGCTCTACCGCTCGCTCTATCTGGAACGCGATGCGATTGATCTTCTCGCCCAGAGTCTTGGCGCAAGCTCCCTGCCCTGCTTCACCCGCAATGAATTTCCGGACTCCGATCTGATCGACGGTTTTCTTGCGCTGCATCGCGCGCTCCAGGAAGGCCGCGACGCGCTTCGGGAAAGGGAGCTGCTTGTCGCGACGTTCGGCGCATTGTTCGCCCGACATGGCGCCGGCGCGAAAGACGCGACGCGCCGGCCGCAGGACAGGGTGCGGCTTGCAACCGCACTCGATCTCATGCGCGCGCGCATCGCCGAGCCGATTTCGCTTGTCGAACTGGCGACCGAGCTTGCCTTGACAGAGTATCAGGTCATCCAGCTTTTCAAGCGGATGACGGGATTCACTCCGCATAGCTATCTCAATCAGCTCCGGCTCGATCAGGCGCGTCGCCGTCTTGCACGCGGAAGCTCGATTGCCGATGCGGCGGCCGCATGCGGTTTCTATGACCAGAGCGCCCTCACCTCGCATTTCAAGCGCTGCTATGGCGTGACGCCGCTCCAGTTCGCGATCGCCGCGCGCAACTAG
- a CDS encoding flagellar hook capping FlgD N-terminal domain-containing protein, whose translation MSVSAITSASLATTSSASASSSSSSSSLSGDDFLQLLVEQLKNQNPLDPSDSNEMVNQLMSYASYDTQSSMNSTLSELSSTLTSMNSTLSGIASNLNVSV comes from the coding sequence ATGAGCGTCAGCGCTATCACTTCCGCGAGCCTTGCGACAACCTCAAGCGCGTCAGCGAGTTCAAGCTCAAGCTCATCTTCGCTTTCGGGAGATGACTTTCTTCAACTTCTCGTCGAGCAGTTGAAGAACCAGAATCCGCTCGATCCCAGCGACTCCAATGAGATGGTCAATCAGCTGATGTCGTATGCGAGTTACGACACGCAATCGTCAATGAACTCGACGCTGTCCGAGCTGTCTTCGACGCTGACGTCGATGAATTCCACGCTCAGCGGCATCGCTTCGAATTTGAATGTCAGCGTCTGA
- the fliD gene encoding flagellar filament capping protein FliD: protein MTSVSSTSSSTTSSSTSASTSNTSSSSSTSSTSNSTDVSDIDWDALIEQAVQAKLDKADAIDLKVTANETKVAAYQQLQSLLSDVTDAAQALRAPSGSSSLSDNVFLDREAYLTANGDVDASSSVSVTADSGSATGSYNLKILQLAKAHKVAGDAVASNTTNLGYSGVFSIGTEDGESADITINEDMTLAEIAEAINNESDTTGVQATVLQVSDSEYRLVLSTTETGETIAASAVSGDDVLNELGVTDDTGAFADTLQESQKAIIKLDGVTVTRSANDIDDLVDGVTFRLYQTTQDDPDEDSDQSITVDIGADVSSVKTAVQSLVDAYNAFRQYAETQQEVTSSGSASDDSVLFGDGTLRSISSQVYDALNTSIDKQSMALIGLSFDENNELVLDEDTLDNALLDNLDAVESLLTFQMTSSSSDVKLLSRGTATPDDFKLDISVDSSGAVTSASVDGDSSLFTVKGTRIIGNAGTEYEGYTFVFVGSSSKSVNISLSSGLAERLYNASEAASDDSDGSLQSLIDGLENTDDTLQSKSDDIRSAAETYRTNLTNRYAQYQAAINSAKSSQDYLTALLDQWNSSS from the coding sequence ATGACGTCCGTCAGCAGCACCAGCTCAAGCACGACTTCCTCGAGCACGAGCGCGTCGACATCGAACACGTCGAGTTCGAGCAGCACGTCCAGCACGAGCAATTCGACCGACGTCTCCGACATCGACTGGGACGCGCTCATTGAGCAGGCGGTTCAGGCGAAGCTCGACAAGGCGGACGCTATCGACCTTAAGGTGACTGCAAACGAGACCAAGGTCGCGGCCTATCAGCAATTGCAGTCGCTTCTGAGCGACGTGACGGACGCCGCGCAGGCGCTCCGCGCGCCTTCGGGAAGTTCATCCTTATCGGACAACGTCTTCCTCGACCGTGAAGCCTATCTGACGGCCAACGGCGATGTTGACGCCTCGTCCTCCGTCTCGGTCACCGCCGACAGCGGATCGGCGACGGGGAGCTATAATCTGAAGATTCTCCAGCTCGCGAAAGCGCACAAGGTTGCGGGCGACGCCGTAGCAAGCAATACGACCAATCTTGGTTATTCCGGCGTGTTCTCGATCGGGACCGAAGACGGCGAGAGCGCCGATATCACCATCAACGAAGATATGACGCTCGCCGAGATCGCGGAAGCGATCAACAATGAAAGCGACACGACCGGCGTTCAGGCGACAGTCCTTCAGGTTTCGGACTCGGAGTACCGGCTCGTTCTCTCAACGACGGAGACAGGAGAGACGATCGCGGCTTCGGCGGTTTCGGGGGACGACGTGCTCAATGAACTTGGCGTGACGGACGACACTGGAGCGTTCGCAGACACGCTGCAGGAATCTCAGAAGGCGATCATCAAGCTCGACGGCGTCACCGTCACGCGCAGCGCCAATGACATCGACGACCTCGTCGACGGTGTGACGTTCCGGCTCTATCAGACGACGCAGGACGATCCGGACGAGGACAGCGACCAATCGATCACAGTCGACATCGGCGCCGATGTCAGCTCGGTTAAAACGGCAGTCCAGTCGCTGGTCGACGCCTACAACGCTTTCCGGCAATATGCGGAGACGCAGCAGGAGGTGACCTCGTCGGGATCAGCGTCGGACGATTCCGTTCTCTTCGGCGATGGAACGCTGCGCAGCATCAGCAGCCAGGTCTATGATGCGCTCAATACGTCGATCGACAAGCAATCGATGGCGCTGATCGGGCTGTCCTTCGACGAGAACAACGAGCTCGTTCTTGATGAAGACACGCTTGACAACGCGCTTCTCGATAATCTGGACGCGGTCGAGAGCCTGTTGACGTTTCAGATGACGTCGTCATCGAGCGACGTGAAGCTTCTCTCGCGAGGGACGGCGACTCCGGACGACTTCAAGCTGGACATCTCGGTTGATTCCAGCGGAGCGGTGACCTCGGCTTCCGTCGATGGCGACTCGTCTCTTTTCACCGTCAAGGGAACGCGCATCATCGGCAACGCCGGCACGGAATATGAGGGCTACACCTTCGTCTTTGTCGGATCGTCCTCAAAGTCGGTGAATATCTCCCTGAGCTCCGGTCTCGCCGAGCGTTTGTATAATGCATCCGAGGCAGCGTCGGATGACAGCGACGGCAGCCTGCAAAGCCTGATCGACGGGCTTGAAAACACAGACGATACGCTGCAGTCGAAGAGTGATGATATCAGAAGCGCGGCGGAAACTTATCGCACCAACCTCACCAATCGCTACGCCCAGTATCAGGCGGCGATCAATTCTGCGAAATCGTCGCAGGACTATCTCACGGCCTTGCTCGATCAGTGGAATAGCTCGTCATGA
- the argE gene encoding acetylornithine deacetylase → MAIELLRKLVAFDTTSRNSNLQLVSWAADFLERIGARVCVIPDPTGAKANLLASFGPDAPGGIVLSAHTDTVPVDGQVWSSDPFQLVEREGRLHGRGAVDMKGFIACCLAAAREFSQALLKRPIHLALTYDEEIGCFGASSLAADLAGRLPAPTVVVVGEPTGMRIADRHRGYLGFRTSFHGRAAHSGDPGLGESAIAAASRFVSLLLENMPGAAGSESTTVNVGLISGGTHINIVPGLCEVHWEIRPAADADVAELRSRAEAIIHRACSGNLRSETKATVDIPPLRPAVDHQAIELVEKLGGVTPLAELPFGTEAGFFQAVGLPAVVCGPGSIEQAHQPDEWISIQQLQDASRFMGRVAEWAQRDR, encoded by the coding sequence ATGGCGATCGAACTGCTTCGGAAGCTCGTTGCTTTCGACACGACCTCCCGCAATTCCAACCTGCAGCTCGTATCCTGGGCAGCCGATTTTCTTGAAAGAATTGGAGCGCGTGTTTGCGTGATCCCTGACCCGACGGGAGCGAAAGCCAATCTGCTCGCAAGCTTTGGTCCCGACGCGCCGGGCGGGATCGTCCTTTCGGCGCACACCGACACGGTTCCCGTCGACGGTCAGGTCTGGAGCAGCGATCCATTCCAGCTTGTCGAGCGCGAAGGCCGTCTCCATGGCCGCGGCGCAGTCGATATGAAGGGTTTTATCGCTTGCTGCCTCGCTGCGGCCCGCGAATTTTCGCAGGCGCTGTTGAAACGGCCAATTCACCTGGCGCTGACCTACGACGAAGAAATCGGTTGCTTCGGGGCGTCTAGCCTTGCGGCCGATCTCGCTGGCCGTTTGCCGGCGCCGACCGTGGTGGTCGTCGGTGAACCGACCGGCATGCGCATCGCTGATCGTCATCGCGGCTATCTCGGCTTTCGGACGTCGTTTCACGGGCGGGCCGCGCATTCAGGCGACCCTGGCCTGGGAGAGAGCGCCATCGCTGCGGCGTCACGATTCGTGTCGTTGTTGCTGGAGAATATGCCGGGGGCGGCAGGAAGCGAGAGCACCACGGTCAATGTCGGCCTGATCTCGGGCGGCACCCATATCAACATCGTGCCGGGTCTTTGCGAGGTTCATTGGGAGATTCGTCCCGCGGCGGACGCTGACGTCGCGGAGCTTCGGTCCAGGGCGGAAGCGATCATCCACCGGGCCTGTTCGGGAAACCTTCGCTCGGAAACGAAGGCGACTGTCGACATCCCGCCGCTCAGGCCTGCGGTCGACCACCAGGCGATCGAACTTGTGGAGAAGCTGGGCGGCGTGACGCCGCTCGCCGAACTGCCATTCGGCACCGAAGCGGGGTTCTTCCAGGCGGTGGGCCTTCCAGCCGTTGTGTGCGGCCCCGGCTCGATCGAGCAGGCGCATCAGCCCGACGAATGGATTTCCATTCAGCAATTGCAGGACGCGTCGCGCTTCATGGGCCGCGTCGCCGAGTGGGCGCAGCGCGACCGATAG
- a CDS encoding RNA polymerase sigma factor, translating to MPGAAGFSFDEPTLAPIARTVIAARPDDSDDDLLRMIGDGDQSAFRILVERHIDRAYALALRILGNSADADDVVQDTMLKVWALRGAWESGRAKFSTWLYRVVTNRCLDLRRQPRTEEMETASEVMDERPDPLSTIHRHEVSDLLRGAMARLPDHQRVALILSYFEDMSNGEIAEVLDTTVAAVESLLKRGRQHLRKKLSRSARDIRESFTND from the coding sequence ATGCCCGGCGCAGCCGGCTTTTCATTCGACGAGCCAACGCTTGCGCCGATCGCGCGCACGGTGATCGCCGCGCGGCCAGACGACAGCGACGATGATCTGCTGCGCATGATTGGCGATGGCGATCAATCCGCGTTTCGCATTCTGGTCGAACGGCACATCGATCGCGCCTATGCGCTTGCCTTGCGTATTCTCGGCAACAGCGCCGACGCTGACGATGTCGTGCAGGACACGATGCTGAAAGTCTGGGCGCTACGCGGCGCCTGGGAAAGCGGCCGCGCCAAATTCTCCACCTGGCTCTATCGCGTGGTCACCAATCGTTGCCTCGATCTTCGGCGTCAGCCTCGGACCGAAGAGATGGAGACGGCTTCAGAGGTGATGGACGAACGGCCGGACCCGCTCTCGACGATCCATCGTCACGAGGTGAGCGACCTGCTGCGCGGCGCCATGGCGCGGCTCCCCGATCACCAGCGTGTCGCCTTGATCCTTTCCTACTTCGAAGACATGAGCAACGGAGAGATCGCGGAAGTGCTCGACACCACCGTCGCCGCCGTGGAGTCGCTCTTGAAGCGCGGTCGGCAGCATCTCCGCAAGAAGCTCTCCCGATCCGCGCGAGACATCCGCGAGTCGTTCACCAACGATTAA
- a CDS encoding TetR/AcrR family transcriptional regulator: MQKAGGAKVRRRSAQSHEAVLTAAGELAGRRGYAACTIEEIAAAAGVGKQTIYRWWPNKVALFIEVYCKLIPTNLGSKDAGSLEGDLECLLDELSRLYARTPAANILSGLVAEAQADASLAQQLRETYVAPRRVILRAVFLRAFERGEISSRDNFEFVSDLFSGAVWFRLLLGEKRFGAEFKRRLVSAIVSAIRLPPPRK; encoded by the coding sequence ATGCAGAAAGCGGGCGGTGCGAAAGTCCGGCGCCGATCGGCGCAGTCTCACGAAGCGGTTCTGACCGCCGCCGGCGAGCTCGCCGGCCGGCGGGGATACGCAGCCTGTACGATCGAGGAAATCGCTGCGGCCGCGGGCGTCGGCAAGCAGACGATTTACCGCTGGTGGCCGAACAAGGTCGCGTTGTTCATCGAAGTCTATTGCAAACTCATTCCAACCAATCTTGGCTCAAAGGACGCAGGCAGCCTGGAGGGCGACCTCGAATGCCTGCTCGACGAATTGTCGCGTCTCTATGCGCGGACACCCGCCGCCAACATCCTTTCCGGTCTTGTCGCGGAGGCGCAGGCCGACGCCTCCCTAGCACAACAGCTCCGCGAGACCTATGTCGCGCCGCGACGAGTCATTCTCCGCGCCGTCTTTCTGAGGGCGTTCGAGCGCGGCGAAATTTCATCCCGCGACAATTTCGAATTCGTGAGCGACCTGTTTTCGGGCGCTGTCTGGTTCCGGCTTCTCCTTGGGGAGAAGCGCTTCGGCGCAGAATTCAAGCGGCGGCTCGTCTCCGCGATCGTGAGCGCGATCAGGCTGCCGCCGCCGCGAAAGTAA